In Jaculus jaculus isolate mJacJac1 chromosome 2, mJacJac1.mat.Y.cur, whole genome shotgun sequence, the genomic window GGATACTTCAGGGCCCTGAGACTTCCCCACAAGACCTAGGGAGAGAAGTGCAGACTTTGATGTTAACTGGTCTGATGAATACCACTTTTCCCTCTTCAACCTAGATCTTTGTGCCCTGGCCAGTTCCATATGGAGACATCTGAGTCCAAAGGACTGGAATCGCCAGTCCTATCAAGACTGACAAAATGCCATGGCAACCTGTGGAGACAACTGCCAGGAACAAAAACTTGCAACTGTGCAATTTAATGTTTGCCCAGGGATAAATGACTATTGGACTTGTGGGGGAATGGAAAGATTCTTTTGCTATAAATGGGGATGTGTGACCAAAACCCCTTGGGTAAAGAATAATCAGGATTTTACCCAACAAAGTAGAGCAAACAACCAGACATCACAGGGAAAGAGAAATTCCATCTCCATCTCAATGACAAAAAGGGCCAAATAGCagaagatggtgtggtggtttgaataaaatagatggcccccaatatattcagttgtttgtttgtactttgcatctgcagccacctggctggaggcagtatcactgggtggatcttaaggtgtggtggtgggttttaaatttcaatctaaagatatgcaaagtgtacctagctggagttctaaaagtgtgctgtgtggcttttggttttgggGCTTGTGCtgctctctctgtgcttggacctgtgaaggcaggccagtttcttctgccattatggaacttcccctggatctgtaagcttcaataaatatcccttcctccataactgtgtctggtctaaaaatttatctcagtgaacctaaaagctgtctgatacagaatttggtaccaggaatggggtgagatgaacctgaccatgtggatgttgatcttttggaacctttgttttggagaaatagacatggacttggtgcttacaactaaagatttcttctggagtggtaagccacattttatggactattctgatgagagtctgcgaatgctaagtgcagacagaattgaacttcaaggcttgacTTATGaggtttctaaggggaaggaaagactagagAGGACTTtggtggaactgggctactggcataagggctggctgtgtcctactgcccaggcccagagagtttgatcaagtttaaatttgtaatggactcatgtgcttggctagagatattggacagagagatttaagattttaagctgaaaaacctcaagcaagttaaaattacaggcactgagactggttttaggttactgaatctgctattgtcaaatacattagcaatcttaaaagaAGATGGTCCAATTACTTTACTATGGAAAGGAtatctgaggaaagactatcatagaaatgcaacacttttggaaagagttgactggagaaggaacctacttttcaagaTGGCCTTTTAATCCACAACACAAAGGCTTGCTGGGCATCACATCACAGTGTTACAATCTGTATCTgattggttattttttaaaactatcttattgacaacttccataattataggcaatagaccatgataattctctcccctactttccctttcacaaatccactctctatcatagcccctcaccctctcaattagccttttattttaatgtcatcctgttttcctcctactatgatggtcctTTGCAGGTAgaaccaggcactgtgaggtcatggatatccaggccattttgtgtcaggaagacttcattgtaagcagttctatccttcctttggcgctcacattctttctgccacctcttttgcaatggaccttgaggcttggagggtgtgatagagatatttaagtgctgggcactcctctgtcacttctcagtaccatggtgccttttgagtcatccggaggtcaccaccatctgaaaagagaagcttctctaacccaaaagtgagagtagcattaatatgagtatggggctgaagagatggcttagaggttaagcacttgactgtgaagtctaaggaccccagtttgaggctcgattccccatgacccacatagtacaaggtggcacatgtatctggagttcattaacagtggctgggggccctggcacacgcattctctatttctctatctgttattctcaaataaataaataaaaatgaacaaaaatttttatatatatataaaggttaagagaagtacttattgggcagtttggtgagcataatatatgcatttagccagataccagcaggtgttacacccctagagctcatgacctcccccaccataggttttcagtatcaggcatgtattccttccaatGGAACATGTCTCCAGTCCAGTGAgtgagcggttggtttccccataactgacatgcCACTGTCACACCCGttgtctcatttgtcctggctggccagtcttaaggcttgcagtgtatactgttgtttatctccactgatgacttctctctcccatagggttacatgcagaatagctttttccagctgtcagcGGGTCTACAgccaggttttcagctcagctccagcttgatttctcagtgaccttgcacccTGACTGGTTACTTTAACAGTACAGTAAGAGTGAAGGGAAGGTTAGTAGAAAGTTTCCAAATTAACAGTTCACAAGTTACAACATAAAGTTTTCTCTTTTACCACATGAATTTTTGACCCCAAGAACATTTCGAGCATTCTAGGAAGTAGATTATATATGGTTGTATATACAATTATGACCATTTTTTACCAAATGGAGACCAGTTGAAATAATAGGGGGCGGAATGCACTGTTGAAACAAGCATAGCCAGGATCTGTCAAGATGACTCAGGGActagaaggacagacagacatacacaagTAATACAGCTGGGACTAGTGGTCTACAGGCTCTGATGGAGACACTGCAGCACTGGCTAACTAGCATTggcttaatatatattaattatgtattatatatacatttaatatgtaaaattaaacaaatgataTAATATATAGTTTAATGACAAGCAGAAAAGCTTTAGCAACTATTTTCTATCAAATATAGGAAAGCTGTGGACATGAGGGACAAGGTCAGGCAGTGCTAGAATGAGGCAGGGGTGGGTCGCTTTCCTGTAAGTCCTGCCATCTGTACAAGGTCAGCTCTGCACAAACAAtccaagaagagaaaggaggagggactgTGCTTTGTCAGGTCAGCTGGTGACTGTTGACTTCAGCTGAAAACAGAAATGGCTATACTTATGTCAAAGGCTCCTCTTGATTGTGACTCTGCCCAGTGCAGGGGGTTTTCCCTAAGTACAGAGTACTACTGTGCCACATCACATGTGGCTCTGTACAGTGCCCATTGGTGAGATCTATTTGATATTAGACTAAATCTCTCACATTTTCCCTTTTAGAACATAGGGAACCAACTATAAATATGGAGCCCTACAGTGTTCTTGCAATGACTAGAGCAATGCTTGGTGGCCCATCCAATATTAGGGGTAGACATAATTCATACACTTCAGACTTTAAAGGCCATTAAAGGGGGTGATACAATTTATAAAGGGATCTACTCCTCCAGATGATCAAGAATTACAATGTAATCTTTGTTAATAACAGTAGACAAGCCATGAAATCTGAAACAAGAGCCTGATTGAAACTTCTTATAGACCAGGGCAGGATATAACAAGGAGAGATGCTAATTCACCTTAAGATTAATAAGGGGCAATTTACCCCCACCTCACCTCTCTCATGGCGGGAGCTCTCTGtgtttcctcctcttttcttaatctaatagtctctctaaatcttttttttttttttttttttgaggtagggttttaccctagaccaggatgacctggaattcactatgaaatttcagggtggcctcaaattcacagcaattctcctacctcagcctcccaagtgttgggattaaaggcatgcaccaccaaacctggcctatctaaatcttaaaaatagataaatgagaTGGTCTTAAGCCCCAAATACACCTTAATACTTACCCCTGTCTGCTCTCCTAACTGAACCCAAAACTCTGCACCATTCTTAACACCCAAAAATGACCCTGCTAAGGTAAAAGTACTAGAAATTAAAGATTTAAGCAAACCATAGAGGTTGAAACTGGATATGTGGAAGGAAATGGGTTAAATATTCTGCCACTGCATTGACTAAAAGTGCTGCAGAGGCCAAAGGCTTGAGTGGCCCTATTCCACCTGGATGGACCTCAGACACCCTTGGAAAGGAATACATAGGTTTCCTCTTTCAGGATGAAATAACCTGAGGAAACCAGTTATGTAAGACCGTGTCCTTTCTGTTCCCAGCCACAAGGGCACACAGGCAAAGACACTGGAGAACTGTCTGATGAGCTGCCACATCTGGGAATAAATACTCTTCCTACCTAGAATGGTGAAGAGTGGAACTAGACTTGAGAAATGTGTCTGGCTGCTATCAAAGTTGCCATTCCTGAGGAAATGCGAATTTGCTCTAGCCTGATTGCTGTCAGGGCCTTTACTTGACACCTTACTGGCTAATTGAAGTGGGACCTGTCCTTTCACCCAGTTTGCTATCCTTTCCATCCCTGCACACTGTCAACCAGTGCAGCGTCAACCTCGGCTGTTTCACTGAGCACAGACAATTCTCAGTTCGAGgggggatcctttttttttttctcaatttttattaacattttccatgattataaaaaatgtcccatagtaataccctctctcccccaccccactttcccctttgaattccattctccatcatatccccttccccatcccaatcaatctctcttttattttgacgtcatgatcttttcctcctcttatgatggtcttgtgtaggtagtgtcaggcacggtgaggtcatggatatcgaagccattttgtgtctggaggagcatgttgtaaggagccctacccttcctttggttcttacattctttcctccacctcttctgcattagaccctgagccttggaaggagtgatcgagatgttactcagtactcaaGTCACTtcttttccagcactatgataccttctgaatcatcccaaggtcactgccatctgaaaagagaagattctctacccaaagtgagagtagcattaatattagggtaaaaatattaagagaagtgtttactgggcagtttgatgagcatagtatatacattttcccagacatcagcagatgttacacccctagggctcatgactacccctgttttaagttttcagtatcagggatgtgttccccccatggagcgggcctccagtccaactggagagcagttggtttccaccatgacagactggccactattgcaccaggggGATCCTTTAACCTCATGTTTATATATACTATCAAAGTGCCACAAGGTGTACTCAGATGAAATTAGAGCTAGAAATCCAATAGCTGCAGGATTTGAATCAATATTATTCTAGTGGTCCACAGTGAATAAAAACAGATCAGAAAATCCATGTATTACAATCAACAGATTTGTAAATACTACTAAAGGCACAGCAGACCAGCCAGATGCCACAGGCAGAATGGCACAGGAAAACAGATTAGCATCATAATGTTAGCTGAAAAAGGAGTCTGTAATGACCTTTGGTTATATCAGCAAAGATCCCCAGAGGTTAACAACTGTAACCAATGAGTTGGTCAAAACTAGGGGATAGATAACTTCCTCACTAACCTCATGGAATAATGGTTTGGAAATGTAAAGGAGTAATAACTATTTCTAACCTCCCATGACCAGACTCTGCATCATCTTGTGCGTCCTGGGGGTTAATTCAGGTtactagaagccaggtgtgggagcagaggtagtaggattgccatgagttcaaggccagtttgactacacagtaaattccaggtcgttctgggctagagcaagaccttaccttggaacagacaaaaaaaaaaaaaaaaaaaaaaaaaaaaaaaaaaaacctgctataACTAAAATCCTGGCAAAACAATCTATCTAGTttacttaaaaagtattttatttgggctgaagagatgacttagcagttaaggtgtttgcctgcaaagccagaggaaaccagttcaactcaccaggacccatgttaagtcagatgcacaagggggtgtgtgcgtttggagttcatttgcagtggctggaggccctgtcgtgcccattctctctctctctctgcctcaccagggcttacatgagtcctggggaattgaacacaggtcctctggctttgcaaggaagtgcattatcctgctaagccatctttccagcccaaacattttttttttcaaggtagggtctcactctagtccaggctgacctgtaattcactatgtagtctcagggtggcctcgaactcatgatgatcctcctacttctgcctcccgagtgctgggattaaaggcgtgtgccaccaggcccaactACAACTCATTattcttaaagattttatttttatttattacagatgtggggggggggataataggtaccagggcctctagcaactgcaaacgaactcaagacacaggcgtcaccatgtgcatctcgcttatgtgggacctggagaatcaaactgggatctttggctttgcaggcaaacaccttaaccattaagccatctctccagtccaatctattatttttaaaacctacAGACCATGTTGTAAGTGAGTCTaagagcttggcatggtggtacacccctttaatcccacttggaagacagaggtaggatagctgatttcaagaccaccctgagactacatagtgaattccaggtcagcctgggctaaagggaaaccctccctcaaaaagaaaaaaaaagtgaaaaggacagaaaaaagaaagaaaggaaggaaggaagggaatctaaagggctggagagattgcttggcaattgcttgctaagcctgctggaggttcaattctccagtacaacAATGAAGTTTTAGGTATTACCTGAGAGGTAagagacatgaacacacatgtgcaggtaCTTTCACAAATGCTGTTTTATTAAGACCCCAAACTGGAAGCCAAATTTCTACAAAGAAGTGGAAGAGTGAATAAGTTTATCCACACCATGGCTATCACTCACCAGAACTACTAAACAAAGTAACTTGGTGGAGTCTAAACATAAGCTGATGACCAGACACAAAAGCACCACCTTAGAAGACCACGTCTAGGCAGCTGCAGGACAAGCAACACCAACTGGCACATACACAGCAGTCACTGAGGCGGGTGTTGGAGTGATGGGGGTTACTTTTCTTGGCCGTGCTGTGGCTACACAGGGAGACTTTCTACTGCATACACTCAAGAGTAGGTGTATCATTTGAAACAATCTGCTAACACTGCTGCTTTGCTGTCTGGAACCTCTTGCCATGATGGATTTCTCAGAAAGTGGATATTGTGTATTCTTTTTCAATTATCTGCCCATCCAAAGCTTCTAGGGATGCTAGAATTTCCTAAAATACACTAAGACAAAAACTATTTTATGTAACCTCAGCACTGGTTGTGGTTAATGCTTAGATGAAAGAAATTCAGAGGCAAAGACAACCACCCATGCACTATTTTTGACCAGAATAACCTGTGTTGAGACTCTCCCTGGTCATTCCTTCTCTCCAGCTATGTCCACTCCCCTCAGCTGAAATGTCACCTATTCTGAGAAGACCTCCTAGATGTATGCATGGTGCATCAGTCATCTCCTTACCTAGGGCTCCTATGAGACCTGTCATTCACTCCATGTACTATCCTAGGGCCTGCCTGGCTTCATAGGACACTCGCATGAGATGGATGGTGCCTCACTCTCCGCTCTTCCCAGTTACCTATAATAATTCTTCATAAATCTCAATACATTTTCAAATAAGTGACAGAGCAAGAGGGCAAGAAAAGTCATGAGCTGAGTCAGTCTTGAAGGTGGTAAGACTTGGGCTGTGCGCGAATGCCTGGGCGAGGTGCAGACACCACGTTGAGGGTGATGTTCTCAAAGTGCAGTAGACAGCTCTGGGGGAAGCTCAGGCCACACCTGATGGGCACTACATGTAGATAGGGGACAACCCAACAGGAGCAGGTGTTTACAGGGCTTAAGAAGAGACGGCACCTACAATAGAATAAGAGCCATTGGACGCAAagccccaaaagaaaaacaaaatcacaaaagTTAAAACAGCAATACATAAAGTCCAAAGTAAGAAAGAGGCCAaaaccaggtgtgatgacacacttataatcccagtacttaggaagctgaagcaaggcttaaagttcaaggccagcctgggccagagtctcAAAacttgtttcaaataaataataagggaaAAATGTCAATTACATGGacttgggttcattttttttgtcttgtgtAGACAATGGGACAAACAAATCAATGAGATATGATCACAATGAGAGTCATAATTCTGGAATTTCAAAGTTCAGTAGGCGGGAGTACAGAGCAGAGGCACAAAGATGCCAACTGAATTCAGTGTAAGGGAAGGGTGTCTTGGTACGTGATGCCTGAGAAGCTCCACATAATTCATCGAGCTGGTTGAAAGGAGGTAATAACTTTAAAGAACAGGGGCAAACAGGGACAGGAACAGCTTGAATCATGGAGACAGCGGTACACATTGATGTGTGGCTGTGGGCCTGGGGCtaggggttcagccctaaggacTAGTTTGTGGCTTTCCATGAGAAAGTGGAATCCTTTGCAACCTTTCAGATAGGCATcttaagtaataataaatacagCTATGCTTGTCATGAAAGGGTGTGTTTTGTGAAtaaaacttagaatttctttgtAAGGACCCTCCAATGTTCCAGCTCAAAGTCAGCTCTCCAGACTCACTGACTTCCTTGCCATGGTGGCAGAGAGCAGCCCACTTAAGAAGCTCTGACACATGCACATCTTAAGAGGCCATATGTATCCCAAATCCCTCCATTTCCAAGCACCACACTGACTTGGAGAGTATCTCTTTCATAAGTTATCTGGAGGACCTCCCTGACCTGTGGACCTCTCACTTAAATGCATGGGGGGCTCATCCAGGGAAAGGCCTTCCTGGTGGACAAGGTCTGGGGGTGAGGTTAGGCCCTTCCCACGCTGACTGTACTCATAAAGCTTCTCTTCAGTGTGCATCTTCTGGTGCTGAAGGAAGTTCGACCTCTGTATAAAGCCTTTTCCACAGTAACTGCAAACGtagggcttctctccagtgtgCACAATCTGGTGCAGCAGCAGCTTGGAACTCTggatgaaggctttcccacagtcTTTGCATTCAAAGGGTCTGTCCCCAGTGTGGATCTTCTGATGCTCAGTGAGGTGGGCTTTCTGTAGAAAAGCCTTTCCACACTCTTTACATTCATACACCCGTTCACCAGTGTGGATTTTCTGGTGTCGGATAAGGTATGAACTCAGAAagaaggctttcccacactcaTTACATTCATAGAGTTTCTCCCCAGTGTGGATTCTCTGATGCTGAGTAAAGTTGGATGTCTGGCTAAAACGTTTCCCACACTCATTACATACATAGGGTCTTTCcccagtatgaattctctgatgctgAATAAGCTTTGAGCTTCGAATAAAGGCCTTCCCACACTCATGACACTCAAAGGGCCTCTCTCCAGTGTGAATTCTCTGGTGTTCAATGAGGTCTGAGCGGTGACGGAAGGCCTTCCCACAATCTCTGCATTCATACTGCTTTACCTCTGTGTGGATCTGGAAATGCCGAATAAGGCTTGAGCTACGAATAAAGGACTTTCCACACTCGTTACACTCATAGGGTCTTTCTCCTGTGTGGATTCTCTGATGGCGAATGAGTAAGGAACTCTGACTGAAGCCTTTCCCACACTCTTTGCATTCAAAAGGCCTCTCTCTGGTATGAACCCTCTGGTGCCGAAGCAGGTCTGAGCTATGACAAAATGCTTTTCCACACTGTGCACATTTGAACGGCTTCTCTCCTGTATGTAC contains:
- the Znf623 gene encoding zinc finger protein 623; amino-acid sequence: MMSEKFTVMEPPTPETGEFHEDRLVQLLGNPERQSLESPPSQGDSLKQVTVTHWKIQTGETAQVCSKSGRNPILNSNLLILQRELIEGEAHPCGICGKSFPFNSDLVTHQISHTGEKPYKCEHCGKGFSQTSLLTEHQRVHTEERLCVCNVCGKDFIHSANLVEHQQVHTGEKPFKCAQCGKAFCHSSDLLRHQRVHTRERPFECKECGKGFSQSSLLIRHQRIHTGERPYECNECGKSFIRSSSLIRHFQIHTEVKQYECRDCGKAFRHRSDLIEHQRIHTGERPFECHECGKAFIRSSKLIQHQRIHTGERPYVCNECGKRFSQTSNFTQHQRIHTGEKLYECNECGKAFFLSSYLIRHQKIHTGERVYECKECGKAFLQKAHLTEHQKIHTGDRPFECKDCGKAFIQSSKLLLHQIVHTGEKPYVCSYCGKGFIQRSNFLQHQKMHTEEKLYEYSQRGKGLTSPPDLVHQEGLSLDEPPMHLSERSTGQGGPPDNL